In Shouchella patagoniensis, the following are encoded in one genomic region:
- the fabF gene encoding beta-ketoacyl-ACP synthase II, with protein MSRRVVVTGYGAISPLGSSVDRLWEAIQGGQSGIRFLEDDAYAAMPTKIGGIVSDFDPEYYFEKKEVTKYDRFIQFAYAASKQALEQSGLNREEIPLERFGVYVGSGIGGIDTTMENHSNLQERGPRRVSPFMVPMMISNMATGLIAIKTGFKGTSFSPVSACATGNHAIGEAFLNIKHGYSDGILAGGAEASINPLSFAGFSKMRAMSTNNGTPSQASRPFDNARDGFVMSEGAGIVMLEEYEHAKKRGAHILGEIVGYGSTTDAFHITSPNYDGASRAMRLAVDMAGIQKEQISYINAHGTSTPEGDRSETNAIKDLFGEHAYQLKVSSTKSMTGHLFGAAGGLEAIITLKAVENGILPPTINYTNHDPDCDLDYVANKTQEQKVDYALSNGFGFGGHNAVLAFKKFSNE; from the coding sequence ATGAGCAGACGCGTTGTTGTTACAGGATACGGGGCTATTAGCCCATTAGGCAGTTCAGTTGATCGTTTATGGGAAGCCATTCAAGGAGGTCAATCAGGTATTCGCTTCCTTGAAGATGATGCATATGCTGCGATGCCTACAAAAATCGGTGGGATTGTATCTGATTTTGATCCAGAATACTACTTTGAAAAGAAAGAGGTCACGAAATACGACCGCTTCATTCAGTTTGCATACGCAGCATCGAAGCAAGCTCTTGAGCAATCAGGTTTGAATAGAGAAGAGATTCCTTTAGAACGATTTGGCGTATATGTTGGATCGGGTATCGGTGGCATTGATACAACAATGGAGAACCATTCGAATTTACAAGAACGCGGTCCCAGACGCGTGTCCCCTTTCATGGTGCCGATGATGATCAGCAATATGGCTACAGGTCTCATTGCGATTAAAACCGGGTTTAAAGGAACAAGCTTTTCTCCTGTTTCGGCATGCGCAACAGGCAACCATGCCATCGGAGAAGCGTTTTTAAACATTAAGCATGGATATTCAGACGGCATATTGGCTGGTGGCGCTGAAGCATCTATTAACCCTTTATCTTTTGCAGGTTTCTCAAAAATGAGGGCAATGTCCACAAATAATGGAACACCTAGTCAAGCAAGCCGCCCATTTGATAACGCTCGTGACGGATTTGTTATGTCTGAAGGAGCTGGGATCGTCATGCTTGAGGAATATGAGCATGCCAAAAAACGCGGAGCACACATACTCGGAGAAATTGTGGGCTATGGCTCCACAACAGATGCTTTTCATATCACTTCGCCTAACTATGATGGTGCGTCTCGAGCAATGCGCCTAGCTGTTGATATGGCAGGAATACAAAAAGAACAAATCTCTTACATTAACGCTCATGGTACAAGTACGCCAGAAGGAGACCGTTCGGAAACAAACGCCATTAAAGACTTATTTGGTGAACACGCCTATCAATTAAAGGTTAGTTCAACAAAGTCGATGACTGGTCATCTCTTCGGTGCAGCCGGAGGGTTAGAAGCAATCATCACGTTAAAAGCGGTTGAAAATGGTATCTTACCGCCTACAATTAATTACACCAATCACGATCCGGACTGTGATTTAGATTATGTCGCAAATAAGACCCAAGAACAAAAAGTCGATTATGCCCTTTCCAATGGATTTGGCTTTGGAGGGCATAATGCAGTCCTAGCCTTTAAAAAGTTTTCTAATGAGTAA
- a CDS encoding CPBP family intramembrane glutamic endopeptidase, translated as MLKRYVFWTYIALYGFILVIGLTMYGLNAQPAVEVLIVLSSWSATFVFVLMFRKIYPHRNLWNYIKSQFREKLSVLTVVCVVCIQSLLLIGVLFLSYIVWNVPISEQLTASWASLFLLFGYNFILGPLGEELGWRGFVLNELQKRVSPLKSALIIGILWGFWHLPLWLISGFTGLQLVQYIICFLGGIVAVSIIITAFYNINKNLIIPIIIHQLFNYSIAIQVGNVLHMLTITSILYVLVAMVMVLVNYKKCLYT; from the coding sequence ATGCTAAAAAGATATGTTTTCTGGACGTACATTGCTTTATATGGATTTATTCTAGTGATAGGACTGACGATGTATGGATTAAACGCTCAACCTGCAGTAGAAGTACTAATCGTCTTATCATCATGGTCTGCTACATTTGTCTTTGTGCTGATGTTTCGTAAAATCTATCCACATAGAAACTTATGGAACTATATAAAAAGTCAATTTAGGGAAAAATTGAGTGTATTAACGGTAGTCTGTGTGGTTTGCATTCAAAGCCTCTTATTAATAGGTGTACTTTTCCTATCATATATCGTATGGAATGTACCAATATCCGAACAATTGACTGCTTCATGGGCTTCGCTTTTTCTTTTATTTGGCTACAATTTCATTCTTGGACCACTAGGGGAAGAATTAGGGTGGAGGGGATTTGTATTAAATGAATTGCAAAAACGAGTTAGTCCATTAAAATCAGCTCTAATTATTGGAATATTGTGGGGGTTTTGGCATTTGCCGTTGTGGCTTATCTCAGGATTCACTGGATTGCAGTTGGTACAATATATCATTTGTTTCTTAGGTGGGATTGTTGCAGTATCCATTATCATCACTGCCTTTTATAACATAAATAAAAACCTTATAATTCCAATTATCATTCATCAACTTTTTAATTATTCAATTGCCATTCAGGTGGGAAATGTACTTCATATGCTTACGATTACCTCCATACTTTATGTACTCGTCGCCATGGTAATGGTGCTCGTAAATTATAAAAAGTGTTTGTATACGTAA
- a CDS encoding MerR family transcriptional regulator: protein MNRNTYRTSQLGEILGASRDALRYYEELGIVKPNQSETNNYRQFDNKDMYTLMVADFYKKRNLSMREVRDLQEGRAIHELEHLLEIKADQLEKTIRNNQHMLQKIKETKAFCEEINKYLNNCSIRDLPLYEVLGEFSDFYSFLEYPLILKSMDLKKDDILSKIMRAFTFNQDGFIDSKMYIVEKQKSNAREEHRSYLQHSKCIYTIVEDGRYGNGDNDIKDKVFASTLEWGNERGLKPKGMAFVNTRLITYLDKKERAFLEIYIPVKEQ, encoded by the coding sequence ATGAATAGGAATACATATCGAACAAGTCAATTAGGAGAAATTCTTGGTGCATCAAGAGATGCGCTAAGGTATTACGAGGAACTTGGAATTGTTAAACCAAATCAAAGTGAAACAAATAATTATCGGCAATTTGATAACAAGGATATGTATACACTAATGGTGGCGGACTTTTATAAAAAGAGAAACTTATCGATGAGAGAAGTGAGAGATTTACAAGAGGGAAGAGCCATACATGAACTGGAACATTTATTAGAGATAAAAGCCGACCAATTAGAGAAGACGATCCGGAATAATCAGCATATGCTCCAAAAGATAAAGGAGACAAAGGCATTTTGTGAAGAAATAAACAAATATTTAAATAACTGTTCCATAAGGGATCTCCCACTTTATGAAGTACTAGGGGAGTTCTCTGATTTTTATTCCTTTTTAGAGTATCCCTTGATACTGAAGAGTATGGATTTGAAGAAGGATGATATTCTTAGCAAAATCATGAGAGCATTTACGTTTAATCAAGATGGATTTATTGATTCTAAGATGTATATTGTCGAAAAGCAAAAATCAAATGCTAGAGAGGAACATCGATCCTATTTACAACATTCTAAATGTATCTATACGATTGTTGAAGATGGAAGGTATGGAAATGGAGACAACGACATTAAAGATAAGGTGTTTGCTTCGACTTTAGAGTGGGGGAATGAGCGTGGTCTTAAACCAAAGGGAATGGCTTTTGTGAATACCCGTCTTATTACATATCTTGATAAAAAAGAACGAGCCTTTTTAGAGATCTATATTCCTGTTAAAGAACAATGA
- a CDS encoding amidohydrolase codes for MSITYWLRDVRIETGYLQEEGHYVGTKTESVHVKIVDGLVKHVITDDHSMDKTESHIEGKGLLLLPSLVEKHCHLDKTLLGEMWRPVKKVNSIFERFEMEKNILPRLDTTIKERAEKLLDIYVENGVTHLRTHVDIYPEIGLTHLDEVIEAIQTFEDKVDVEIVAFPQHGLLRDETIQLLRKALTYKEVHYIGGVDPASVDGNIEESLQTMVQLADEFDVGIDLHLHDADYLGTFTMKRLAQLVIETDLKKDVFISHAFGLADVPLNQLKETADLLAKAGITIVTSVPISRPFPPVRFLMERGVHVSVGCDNIFDLWSPFGNGDLIERVSRLAEASRWSDEWELAQSLNYITQGKAAITKEGRVQWLREDEEANFILAKADSTAEVVARRIKPEMTIFKGKITASTNKDL; via the coding sequence ATGAGCATTACATATTGGCTAAGGGATGTAAGAATTGAAACAGGATATCTTCAGGAGGAAGGACATTATGTTGGAACGAAAACGGAATCCGTACATGTAAAAATCGTCGATGGCTTGGTGAAGCATGTGATTACGGATGACCACAGTATGGATAAAACAGAGAGCCATATTGAAGGAAAAGGACTTCTCTTATTACCTTCCTTAGTAGAAAAGCATTGCCACCTAGATAAGACGTTACTTGGAGAGATGTGGCGCCCGGTAAAGAAAGTGAATTCAATTTTTGAACGCTTTGAAATGGAGAAGAACATTCTCCCTCGCCTAGATACAACGATAAAGGAACGAGCGGAAAAACTCCTCGATATTTATGTTGAAAATGGGGTGACTCATTTGCGAACACATGTGGATATTTATCCAGAGATTGGACTTACCCATTTAGATGAAGTTATTGAAGCCATCCAAACATTTGAGGATAAAGTAGACGTAGAAATCGTTGCTTTTCCTCAACACGGTTTATTACGTGATGAAACGATCCAGCTTCTAAGAAAAGCACTAACGTATAAAGAGGTTCACTATATAGGTGGAGTCGATCCAGCTTCCGTTGACGGAAATATAGAGGAATCGTTACAGACGATGGTCCAATTGGCAGACGAATTTGACGTAGGTATTGATTTGCATTTGCATGATGCGGATTATTTGGGGACCTTTACAATGAAACGGCTAGCTCAACTGGTTATCGAGACCGATCTCAAAAAGGATGTGTTCATTAGTCATGCCTTTGGCCTAGCAGATGTTCCACTTAACCAACTGAAAGAGACAGCTGATTTGTTAGCTAAAGCAGGAATCACCATTGTTACAAGTGTACCAATAAGCAGACCTTTTCCTCCTGTCCGATTTCTAATGGAGCGAGGCGTCCATGTATCTGTGGGCTGCGATAACATCTTTGATCTATGGTCCCCATTTGGGAATGGAGATCTCATTGAAAGAGTAAGCCGTCTAGCAGAAGCATCGAGATGGAGTGATGAATGGGAGTTAGCACAAAGCTTAAACTACATCACCCAGGGCAAGGCAGCTATAACAAAAGAAGGTAGGGTCCAATGGCTGAGAGAGGACGAGGAAGCAAATTTTATACTCGCAAAAGCCGATTCCACTGCAGAAGTGGTAGCGAGACGCATTAAACCGGAGATGACCATTTTTAAGGGGAAAATCACTGCAAGTACGAATAAAGACCTGTAA